CAACCCCTTGAAAATAATGGCCACAGCCTCGGGCGTATTGCGCGCGGCGTCGGTGTCCTCGATGCGCAGGATGAATTTGCCTCCCGTATGACGGGCATACAGCCAGTTGAACAGCGCCGTGCGGGCGCCTCCAATATGCAGCAAACCCGTCGGCGACGGGGCAAAACGAACACGAACATCACTCATAAATTTATCCAGGGGGATTTGAACCAGCTATTTAACCGCAACCGACGCCAGGACGGCAACTACAACATTTATAAAACTCAGCGGACATAAAATGGCCGAACCAGCAGAGGAAAATGAAGAATGTGGAATTCGGAAAACTAGGACCGCCACGGCCTCGTCATTGCGAGGAGCACAGCGCAGCCGGATGACGCGGCAATCCAGGGCAATTAGATGGAGGGATGGGTGCCGCGAGCCCCATCCTGCGTATCCCACACGCGTCATATTTATCCCGGGGGATTTTGGCGGTAAACCCAGACGGGTTCTTTCTCTCCAGCGTTGGCCTCCTCGATAAAGCGATCTATGATCTTGCGGTTGGGTGAAAGCGAGCAAACCGGATCGGTCGCGGCGGGATCACCGACGAGCAAGGCCGCCTGGCAGCGGCAGCCGCCATAGTCAATCTCGCGCTGGGGGCACTCACGGCAGGGCAACGGCATCCATTCCGTACCGCGGAATCGGTTAAAGCTGGCCGATTCATTCCAAATAGCCGCGAGACTTTGTTCCCGAACATTATCGAAAGAGAGGCCCGCGATGCTGCTCGCATTCGGGCAAGGTAAAACCTGCCCCATCGGATTGACCGTCAAGTAACGGCGGCCCCATCCCTGCATGCATGGTTTGGGACGATCTTCATAATAATCAGGCAGGACATAAAAAATATCCATTTTTCCCGCCAGCCGCGCTTTGGCAGCACGGCCCACCTCGATTGCTTCTTGAACCTGCCTGTGTGCGGGCAGCAGTTGGGGTTGGTTCAATTTTCCCCAGCCATAATACTGGACGTTTGCAAGTTCCAACCTCACCGCACCAAGTGATTCCGCAAAACGGATAATCTCAGCCAGGCGCCCGATGTTAGCGCGATGCAGTACAACATTCAGACTAAGAGGCAATCCCGCCTCGCGAATACTTTGCACTGCATTGAGCTTCGAATCATGAGCTTTGCTCCCGGCAATGGCATTGGCCAGTGCCGGCTCATCAGCCTGAAAACTAATCTGCACTGAATCGAGCCCGGCGTCCTGCAGTTCCCTCGCGCGCGCAGCGGTCAGGCCGATTGCGCTCGTAATAAGGTTTGTATAGATCCCGAAATTGCGCGCCGCCCGAATCAACTCTGCCAGATCTTTCCGGCCAAGCGGTTCACCTCCGGAGAGCCCGAGTTGCAGGACGCCCAGGGCGCCGGCTTCGGCGAATACGCGCTTCCACTCCCCGGTGGAAAGTTCCTGGCCGTCGGGATATTGCGCTGGATTGGAACAATAGGGGCAATGGAGCGGACACCGGTAGGTGAGTTCCGCCAGCAAGGCATAAGGCCGCTCTTTCATGACGAAAAGACCATCAGGTTCCGTTGCTTGAGGTCGGCTAACGTTTCCAGCACATCGCGACGGAGCTCCTCTTCAGCCTCGTCATACTCTTCCTGCAGGCCGCGGATGATGCCTTCAATGGTAAGATCGCCCTGGCAACGACTGACGATCTCATGCGCCGTCTGGTTCAGGATCAGGATTCCTTCAGGATAAAGCAGCACCGGGCTCCCGCTCACCTCGTCGATTTGCAAACGCACGCGTGGCGCCAGAGTTGGCCAGCTTTGTGGATCGAGATCATTCATGGGACGGAAGGTGTCGTAACCGCTCCGGGGCCATATTTCAGGTGAATGCCATCCAGGATGGCCCAAAGCAGATCGCACTTGAAGATCAGCGCGCGCACGGCCTCGCGCTGAAGTTCCGCAGTATCACAATACTTAAGTGTAAGTGCCAGCGCACCATCGGAATCCTTGCGGGCCTGCGTCAGGCGGCGCTGGAAATAATCGAACCCCCAAGGCTTGACCCACTTGTAGTTCACTTGAAAAGCTTCGAGCCTCTTGGCCATGAGATCGGGCGCGAACAACTCCGTCAGCGAGGAGGACATCGAGATGATCCAGGGTTTCTCGCGGCAAAAGTGGACATAGGCATCAACCGCAAAGCGCACAGATGGCGCCACATGGTCGCCTAACAACATTTCCTCACGTGGAATCCCGCAAGCCGCGCCCAGGCGGAGCCAAGCCTCGATTCCGCCCTCTTCACCCTGCGCGCCATCGTGCTCCACGATGCGGTACGTCCAGAGTCGGCGGATCTCATGCGAAGGGCAATTCGAGAGGATGGCCGCGTCCTTGACTGGAATATTCTTTTGATAATAAAAGCGATTGATCACCCATCCCCGGATCGCTTCCGGCGCAAGCTGGCCGGTGTTCATCAGCAAATGAAAGGGATGCTTATCGTGGTAAGATCGGACGCCGATTTCCCTCAACTTGTTGATGAACGTATCGTGGTCCCAGAGAGCTTCGCTCATAAGGTAAACTCCATGCCATCCTGCCCGATTGTGACCCCGGCGGCCTCAACTTCCGCGCGCTCGGTGGAGCCAGGCTGTAAAATCGGATTGGTGTTGTTGATGTGAAGAAAAATCTTATAACGCGCGCGCAGATTACGCAAGACATTCAAGCCATGCGTCTGAATGGGAAGATGCCCCATTTCCAGCGCTGTGCGCGATGTTCCTTTCACTCGTTTTAACTCGTCGTCGCACCAGAATGTGCCATCGAAGAGCACTGCATCCGCCTCCCCCAGCGCGGCAAGCAGGTCCGGCGTCAGGCAACCCACATCCGGCGCGACGAGCAGTTTTCCTCCGGTCCGATCGTCCTTGATTTCATACGCAACGCTTTGCGCTCCATCCCCGGCATTTCGGGGAAAATAAAGGGGTGGCGACTGCGCAAGGGCAATAGCCCGATAGGACAAGCCGCTTGCCCTTCCATTTTTCGATGGTAAAGGCGAAAAATTGTCCCGTGGCGGCTCATGCCACTGCAGGCCACAAAAAGCACCCAGCAGCGCCTCGATTCGAAGCCCCTCGACAAGGGTTTCACGCACGGCATGGGTGGCGTGAATCGTCAGGGCATCCCCTTCCCTCAACAGCAACAAGCCCAGCGCGTGATCGAGATCCGCATTTGTCAGCAGAACCGCTTCAATGGGGTTGAAGCGGAGGGCTGTTCCCTCCGGATGAAATTTCGGAAAGGCTTCCACCTGGGCGCGCAAGTCGGGCGAAGCGTTGACAAGATACCAGCGGCCTCCATCGGCGGAAAAGGCGACCCCCGATTGAGTCAATGGCGGAATGCGCCCCTTTCTTGCCTCCTGGCAATTGGGGCAACGGCAATTCCACTGAGGTAATCCTCCTCCTGCGGCCGCGCCGAGAAGTCGTACAAAAATACTAACTCCTCAAGAAAGCTAACTTAGGCCGTGGCGGAGTACGAGGTGCTCTCGAAAAAGATGGGGACTTCCTTGAGCGCGGGTTTGTTCCACGATTTCTTGGTCTTCCTATTCATATTTTTCATAGGTCTATTAGCTAAATATCTTTTGAAAAATAATCAAGGTTTATTACGGCCTTTATTCCCAAAAAAATCAAAAACACCAAAAAACCGGGCTTTTTCCCTTAGCCCCCCTTAAAATTCGTAGGTCAGGCCCGCATAAAAGCCGCGGCGATTGCCATATTTCACCGCCCCTTCCCCAATGCCAGTACCACTGTTCAGAACATAAACCTGGTCAAAAACATTGAGGACATCAAATCGTACCGTCAAATCTCCCGCACCCCATATCTTTTTGAATGTGTGTCCAATGCCAAGATTCACCGGGTAATAGGATTGAAGCTTGTCCTGATTGGCGAATCCCGATCGAATTCCATCCCCATACAGAACGTCGCCGTGTATCGTGCTGTCCATCCAAGTGTAAGAAGCCCCTGCGGAGGCGGTATAAAACTGTTGCTGGTCAAAACGAACGTTATGGTTGGAAATGTAGGCCAGTTCATCGGCACCGAATTCAAACTGGCTGGCAACGATATTCCTTGCCCAGGAATCCATTGCTGCGAAATTTCCGTAGGCGGAAAAGCCTTCATGGGTGTAATTCACCGATAATTCCGCGCCATACATCGAGGCCGTGGCGTAATTGTAGGGCGAGCGGATATTGGCCGCGCCGAACTGTCCGTCATCGATCTGGTCTGTCGCCTGTTTGTAATAGCCGTCAACACCCACTTCCAGGCCGGGTAAAAAATGATGGGTCACCCCGGCATCAACATAGTGGGAGCGCTCGGCTTTGACGGGATTGTCAGTATCCAGATCGGCGGCATTGGTGGTGTTGTCGAACTGGCTGACCGTACCGGGTGATATATTCATCAATTGAGGCGGATCGAAGTAGCGCGCGTAACCCGCGTGGAAGGCCGTGTTTTTATCCACTTGGTAAACCGCATTGATGCGGGGACTGAGTTGATTTTCATCTGTGTAGGCTTCAACCTGCTCAAAGCGCAAGCCAAAATTGATCGTCAGTTGCCCGGTCACTTTCCATTCGTCCTGGATGTAAAAGGCAAAATCGTAGCCGCGTTTGAAATGGTCGTCCGTAATGGCATATGGGTCGCCCATGGGATTTCCGCTCGGATCCGTGTTATAAACCTGCGTACTATTGTGGGTGCCCGCGCCTTGGGTATCGCCTAGAAAGCCTGCCCGAATCGTATGTGAATCACCCGCGTGATAGGTAAAATCGGCTTGGGCGCCATTGGTAAGAATATACTGGCTGACCCGGCCCGCCACTCCGCTGAAATAAAGATCGCCGTTCATATCGGGATTGAATAAAACCGAGCTGTAACGGTTCACCTGCGAAATTTGGAGGGAAAAATCGTCGATCGTTTGCTGATAAGCGATGAATCCGTAGTAGGTCTGCTCGTGTTGCGTTTCATTCAGGCTGCTCGAATCAACGGGCGTCGGAGCCGTGGTTGTCCCGCTGAAATCCAAGCTGGTAACCTGCCCAGGCGTATTGGGAATCTGGTAATCGGCGGCGGAGCCGCTGAAAACAAAGCTCAAGCGCCCCGCATCCCCGAGCTGCCGGGAAACATAGGCAAAACCTTTATATTGGTTGGTCTCATCGTGGATGGCCACACTGCTGGAGGTCGGATTTTCCAGGCCAAGGCTGTCGTGTATGTAACTGCCCGTGAAATAAAAATCGGTGCCGCCCGAGGATCCCCCATAAGAAAAAGTGGGTTTCGCTGTGTCATAACTCCCGCCATAAAAACTGGCAGCTCCCCCATTCAGATTCGTTCCGGTTTTCGTTCGGATATCAACGATGCCGTAGTTTCCTTCGGGATAATAAGCTGACAGTGCGCCCACTTTCGTCGTGACGCTCTGGACAAACCGGGTGTCGATGTCCTGGTCGAATCCGTTAATCCCGGAGGGCAGCAGTGTTCCATTGATATAATAGCGGTAATAGGGGTCCTCCCCGCGGAAATGGATTGATCCGTAGCTGTCATCGGAAACACCGGGCGTGTGTGCGAGAATCTCGTTGAATTTGGCGCCTTGCCCCTGTCCAATCGTATTGATTTGTTGCTGATCCAGGGTGTACATGCTCGTCCCTGCGCTCAAATCGATCTGCTGACGATTCGACTCGCCCGGTCCCAGCGCAGTGGCCGTGACAATAATGGGAGGCAATTGGATCGGTTCCCCGGGTGGAACTGTCGAGGCGCTCGGAGTGGTATCTGTTTCTTTGCTTTTTATTTCGGATTTATTCTGAACCGCCATTGAAGCAGTGTCCGTGATCTGGGCGTTAAGTCCCCTAATGCTGAGGCCCAGAAAAAGGAGAATGAGCAAAGATATCCCGTTCATGATTAATCCCGGTCTATTTTTCTCGTTTTGTGTTAATGATTTGGCCGAATTTGTCCTGCCAGCAGCACCCGTCACGCCGCGTGAAACACCGGATTAAGCGCTTCGGCCAATACATCCAGCTCTTTCAATTCGGGCTCCGTGATCGACTTGAACTTCATGGCCAGATCCAGCGCAATGGGAAGTGTCATCGGCCAGGGTTGTATTGGAAACTCACGGCCCACGAAAGTCAATCCCTGCCTGATACCCGGGTTTTAACAACACTGCGCCGAGTTGAATTTCGCCCTGTTTCACCCTCCGAAACAGGCATATTTTAGTGACGGGAACCCGCATTCAATAAGATTGACGC
Above is a window of Candidatus Methylacidiphilales bacterium DNA encoding:
- the pqqE gene encoding pyrroloquinoline quinone biosynthesis protein PqqE, with the translated sequence MKERPYALLAELTYRCPLHCPYCSNPAQYPDGQELSTGEWKRVFAEAGALGVLQLGLSGGEPLGRKDLAELIRAARNFGIYTNLITSAIGLTAARARELQDAGLDSVQISFQADEPALANAIAGSKAHDSKLNAVQSIREAGLPLSLNVVLHRANIGRLAEIIRFAESLGAVRLELANVQYYGWGKLNQPQLLPAHRQVQEAIEVGRAAKARLAGKMDIFYVLPDYYEDRPKPCMQGWGRRYLTVNPMGQVLPCPNASSIAGLSFDNVREQSLAAIWNESASFNRFRGTEWMPLPCRECPQREIDYGGCRCQAALLVGDPAATDPVCSLSPNRKIIDRFIEEANAGEKEPVWVYRQNPPG
- the pqqD gene encoding pyrroloquinoline quinone biosynthesis peptide chaperone PqqD, which codes for MNDLDPQSWPTLAPRVRLQIDEVSGSPVLLYPEGILILNQTAHEIVSRCQGDLTIEGIIRGLQEEYDEAEEELRRDVLETLADLKQRNLMVFSS
- the pqqC gene encoding pyrroloquinoline-quinone synthase PqqC; the encoded protein is MSEALWDHDTFINKLREIGVRSYHDKHPFHLLMNTGQLAPEAIRGWVINRFYYQKNIPVKDAAILSNCPSHEIRRLWTYRIVEHDGAQGEEGGIEAWLRLGAACGIPREEMLLGDHVAPSVRFAVDAYVHFCREKPWIISMSSSLTELFAPDLMAKRLEAFQVNYKWVKPWGFDYFQRRLTQARKDSDGALALTLKYCDTAELQREAVRALIFKCDLLWAILDGIHLKYGPGAVTTPSVP
- the pqqB gene encoding pyrroloquinoline quinone biosynthesis protein PqqB codes for the protein MFVRLLGAAAGGGLPQWNCRCPNCQEARKGRIPPLTQSGVAFSADGGRWYLVNASPDLRAQVEAFPKFHPEGTALRFNPIEAVLLTNADLDHALGLLLLREGDALTIHATHAVRETLVEGLRIEALLGAFCGLQWHEPPRDNFSPLPSKNGRASGLSYRAIALAQSPPLYFPRNAGDGAQSVAYEIKDDRTGGKLLVAPDVGCLTPDLLAALGEADAVLFDGTFWCDDELKRVKGTSRTALEMGHLPIQTHGLNVLRNLRARYKIFLHINNTNPILQPGSTERAEVEAAGVTIGQDGMEFTL
- a CDS encoding TonB-dependent receptor encodes the protein MNGISLLILLFLGLSIRGLNAQITDTASMAVQNKSEIKSKETDTTPSASTVPPGEPIQLPPIIVTATALGPGESNRQQIDLSAGTSMYTLDQQQINTIGQGQGAKFNEILAHTPGVSDDSYGSIHFRGEDPYYRYYINGTLLPSGINGFDQDIDTRFVQSVTTKVGALSAYYPEGNYGIVDIRTKTGTNLNGGAASFYGGSYDTAKPTFSYGGSSGGTDFYFTGSYIHDSLGLENPTSSSVAIHDETNQYKGFAYVSRQLGDAGRLSFVFSGSAADYQIPNTPGQVTSLDFSGTTTAPTPVDSSSLNETQHEQTYYGFIAYQQTIDDFSLQISQVNRYSSVLFNPDMNGDLYFSGVAGRVSQYILTNGAQADFTYHAGDSHTIRAGFLGDTQGAGTHNSTQVYNTDPSGNPMGDPYAITDDHFKRGYDFAFYIQDEWKVTGQLTINFGLRFEQVEAYTDENQLSPRINAVYQVDKNTAFHAGYARYFDPPQLMNISPGTVSQFDNTTNAADLDTDNPVKAERSHYVDAGVTHHFLPGLEVGVDGYYKQATDQIDDGQFGAANIRSPYNYATASMYGAELSVNYTHEGFSAYGNFAAMDSWARNIVASQFEFGADELAYISNHNVRFDQQQFYTASAGASYTWMDSTIHGDVLYGDGIRSGFANQDKLQSYYPVNLGIGHTFKKIWGAGDLTVRFDVLNVFDQVYVLNSGTGIGEGAVKYGNRRGFYAGLTYEF